The Hippoglossus hippoglossus isolate fHipHip1 chromosome 19, fHipHip1.pri, whole genome shotgun sequence genome has a segment encoding these proteins:
- the entpd1 gene encoding ectonucleoside triphosphate diphosphohydrolase 1 isoform X2 yields the protein MSAQRDMKEKNPWHTPVTIIFSVIGVIAIVALVTVAVLQNRPLPQKYKYGIVLDAGSSHTALYIYEWPAEKDNNTGRVEQTLSCKVDGPGISSYASAPWEAGESLTKCMQQARQQIPEKRHSETPLYLGATAGMRLLNLENSFASDEVFQAVGEALQKFPFSFQGARILSGQEEGAFGWVTVNYLDDRLKQSLQTRGALDLGGASTQISFVSKKFDGSESPDNAVAFRLYGNDYNLYTHSFLCYGKDQALRMTLAQQTKSGPGTILDPCFHPGYTDTKNYSVLYDSPCVSDRKPQEAPATFNHTGKGDFSLCQDIVKRIFNFTQCKYSQCSFNEVFQPRLQGPFGAFSAYYFVMNFLNLTDTSIPLETVTEKLSRYCATPWNQIKEQYPGVKVKYLAEYCFSGTYIITLLTEGYNFTSENYRNIKFIKKIKGSDAGWTLGYMLNLTNMIPAEAPDSPPLPYAGYVSIVTVIAILLFVLFIFSLRPLWPQCSKHPQII from the exons ATGTCCGCACAAAGAG acatgaaagagaagaaCCCCTGGCACACGCCGGTGACCATCATCTTCTCTGTGATTGGTGTCATAGCGATTGTTGCCTTGGTGACGGTAGCAGTTTTGCAGAACAGGCCTCTCCCCCAAAAGTACAAG taTGGAATCGTGCTGGACGCTGGATCCTCCCACACGGCTCTGTATATCTACGAGTGGCCGGCAGAGAAAGATAACAACACTGGCAGAGTTGAGCAGACGCTTTCCTGCAAAGTCGATG GTCCAGGTATTTCCAGCTACGCGTCTGCTCCGTGGGAAGCCGGGGAGTCTCTGACAAAGTGCATGCAGCAGGCCAGGCAGCAAATCCCTGAAAAGAGACACAGCGAGACCCCTCTTTACCTGGGCGCTACTGCGGGGATGAGATTACTTAA TTTAGAGAACAGCTTCGCGTCAGACGAGGTCTTTCAGGCTGTGGGGGAAGCGCTGCAAAAGTTCCCCTTTTCCTTTCAGGGAGCGAGAATCCTCAGCGGCCAGGAAGAGGGCGCCTTCGGCTGGGTCACGGTCAACTACTTGGACGATCGCCTCAAACAG agcttgCAAACCAGAGGCGCCCTTGACCTTGGCGGGGCCTCCACTCAAATTAGCTTTGTATCAAAAAAATTTGACGGCTCTGAGTCCCCCGACAATGCCGTCGCCTTCCGACTCTACGGTAATGACTACAACCTGTACACCCACAGCTTCCTGTGTTACGGGAAAGACCAAGCATTACGGATGACGCTGGCACAACAGACTAAG TCAGGTCCAGGAACAATATTAGATCCCTGTTTCCACCCTGGTTACACCGATACAAAGAACTACTCCGTCCTCTACGACAGCCCCTGCGTGTCCGACAGGAAACCCCAGGAAGCTCCTGCCACCTTCAATCACACAGGGAAAGGAGACTTCTCTCTGTGCCAAGACATCGTCAAACGCATCTTCAACTTCACACAGTGCAAATACAGCCAGTGCTCTTTCAATGAGGTCTTCCAGCCACGGTTGCAGGGGCCATTTGGG GCCTTCTCTGCTTACTACTTCGTGATGAACTTCCTCAATCTGACAGACACATCCATCCCTCTGGAAACTGTCACGGAAAAGCTATCACGCTACTGTGCTACCCCTTGGAACCAG ATAAAGGAGCAGTATCCAGGAGTAAAAGTAAAGTACCTGGCCGAGTACTGTTTCTCTGGCACGTATATCATCACCCTACTGACCGAAGGATACAACTTCACCTCAGAGAACTACCGCAACATAAAATTCATCAAGAAG ATAAAAGGCAGCGACGCAGGCTGGACGCTGGGCTACATGTTGAACCTGACTAACATGATTCCAGCCGAGGCCCCCGACTCCCCGCCTCTGCCCTACGCCGGCTACGTCTCCATCGTCACCGTCATCGCAATACTGCTCTTcgtcctcttcatcttcagccTCCGTCCCCTCTGGCCCCAGTGCTCCAAGCATCCACAgattatataa
- the entpd1 gene encoding ectonucleoside triphosphate diphosphohydrolase 1 isoform X1, whose amino-acid sequence MPNSVLQSRSARNTQTHSFILILCPATMEKQKKIFPLLITPATSPLFILSSSCSHMFSSPFHFHSLYLSLYLSLSLSLSLSLSLSLSLSLSLSPASGKFIDVDDRDMKEKNPWHTPVTIIFSVIGVIAIVALVTVAVLQNRPLPQKYKYGIVLDAGSSHTALYIYEWPAEKDNNTGRVEQTLSCKVDGPGISSYASAPWEAGESLTKCMQQARQQIPEKRHSETPLYLGATAGMRLLNLENSFASDEVFQAVGEALQKFPFSFQGARILSGQEEGAFGWVTVNYLDDRLKQSLQTRGALDLGGASTQISFVSKKFDGSESPDNAVAFRLYGNDYNLYTHSFLCYGKDQALRMTLAQQTKSGPGTILDPCFHPGYTDTKNYSVLYDSPCVSDRKPQEAPATFNHTGKGDFSLCQDIVKRIFNFTQCKYSQCSFNEVFQPRLQGPFGAFSAYYFVMNFLNLTDTSIPLETVTEKLSRYCATPWNQIKEQYPGVKVKYLAEYCFSGTYIITLLTEGYNFTSENYRNIKFIKKIKGSDAGWTLGYMLNLTNMIPAEAPDSPPLPYAGYVSIVTVIAILLFVLFIFSLRPLWPQCSKHPQII is encoded by the exons ATGCCAAACTCAGTGCTTCAGAGCCGCTCCgccagaaatacacaaacacacagcttcattCTAATCCTCTGTCCGGCCACGatggaaaagcaaaaaaaaatctttccaCTTCTTATCACCCCTGCTACCTCCCCTCTGTTCattctctcttcttcctgctctcacATGTTTTCCTCTCCCTTCCACTTCcactctctctacctctctctctacctctctctctctctctctctctctctctctctctctctctctctctctctctcgctctctctctcccctgccaGTGGTAAGTTCATTGACGTAGACGACAGAG acatgaaagagaagaaCCCCTGGCACACGCCGGTGACCATCATCTTCTCTGTGATTGGTGTCATAGCGATTGTTGCCTTGGTGACGGTAGCAGTTTTGCAGAACAGGCCTCTCCCCCAAAAGTACAAG taTGGAATCGTGCTGGACGCTGGATCCTCCCACACGGCTCTGTATATCTACGAGTGGCCGGCAGAGAAAGATAACAACACTGGCAGAGTTGAGCAGACGCTTTCCTGCAAAGTCGATG GTCCAGGTATTTCCAGCTACGCGTCTGCTCCGTGGGAAGCCGGGGAGTCTCTGACAAAGTGCATGCAGCAGGCCAGGCAGCAAATCCCTGAAAAGAGACACAGCGAGACCCCTCTTTACCTGGGCGCTACTGCGGGGATGAGATTACTTAA TTTAGAGAACAGCTTCGCGTCAGACGAGGTCTTTCAGGCTGTGGGGGAAGCGCTGCAAAAGTTCCCCTTTTCCTTTCAGGGAGCGAGAATCCTCAGCGGCCAGGAAGAGGGCGCCTTCGGCTGGGTCACGGTCAACTACTTGGACGATCGCCTCAAACAG agcttgCAAACCAGAGGCGCCCTTGACCTTGGCGGGGCCTCCACTCAAATTAGCTTTGTATCAAAAAAATTTGACGGCTCTGAGTCCCCCGACAATGCCGTCGCCTTCCGACTCTACGGTAATGACTACAACCTGTACACCCACAGCTTCCTGTGTTACGGGAAAGACCAAGCATTACGGATGACGCTGGCACAACAGACTAAG TCAGGTCCAGGAACAATATTAGATCCCTGTTTCCACCCTGGTTACACCGATACAAAGAACTACTCCGTCCTCTACGACAGCCCCTGCGTGTCCGACAGGAAACCCCAGGAAGCTCCTGCCACCTTCAATCACACAGGGAAAGGAGACTTCTCTCTGTGCCAAGACATCGTCAAACGCATCTTCAACTTCACACAGTGCAAATACAGCCAGTGCTCTTTCAATGAGGTCTTCCAGCCACGGTTGCAGGGGCCATTTGGG GCCTTCTCTGCTTACTACTTCGTGATGAACTTCCTCAATCTGACAGACACATCCATCCCTCTGGAAACTGTCACGGAAAAGCTATCACGCTACTGTGCTACCCCTTGGAACCAG ATAAAGGAGCAGTATCCAGGAGTAAAAGTAAAGTACCTGGCCGAGTACTGTTTCTCTGGCACGTATATCATCACCCTACTGACCGAAGGATACAACTTCACCTCAGAGAACTACCGCAACATAAAATTCATCAAGAAG ATAAAAGGCAGCGACGCAGGCTGGACGCTGGGCTACATGTTGAACCTGACTAACATGATTCCAGCCGAGGCCCCCGACTCCCCGCCTCTGCCCTACGCCGGCTACGTCTCCATCGTCACCGTCATCGCAATACTGCTCTTcgtcctcttcatcttcagccTCCGTCCCCTCTGGCCCCAGTGCTCCAAGCATCCACAgattatataa
- the entpd1 gene encoding ectonucleoside triphosphate diphosphohydrolase 1 isoform X3, producing MKEKNPWHTPVTIIFSVIGVIAIVALVTVAVLQNRPLPQKYKYGIVLDAGSSHTALYIYEWPAEKDNNTGRVEQTLSCKVDGPGISSYASAPWEAGESLTKCMQQARQQIPEKRHSETPLYLGATAGMRLLNLENSFASDEVFQAVGEALQKFPFSFQGARILSGQEEGAFGWVTVNYLDDRLKQSLQTRGALDLGGASTQISFVSKKFDGSESPDNAVAFRLYGNDYNLYTHSFLCYGKDQALRMTLAQQTKSGPGTILDPCFHPGYTDTKNYSVLYDSPCVSDRKPQEAPATFNHTGKGDFSLCQDIVKRIFNFTQCKYSQCSFNEVFQPRLQGPFGAFSAYYFVMNFLNLTDTSIPLETVTEKLSRYCATPWNQIKEQYPGVKVKYLAEYCFSGTYIITLLTEGYNFTSENYRNIKFIKKIKGSDAGWTLGYMLNLTNMIPAEAPDSPPLPYAGYVSIVTVIAILLFVLFIFSLRPLWPQCSKHPQII from the exons atgaaagagaagaaCCCCTGGCACACGCCGGTGACCATCATCTTCTCTGTGATTGGTGTCATAGCGATTGTTGCCTTGGTGACGGTAGCAGTTTTGCAGAACAGGCCTCTCCCCCAAAAGTACAAG taTGGAATCGTGCTGGACGCTGGATCCTCCCACACGGCTCTGTATATCTACGAGTGGCCGGCAGAGAAAGATAACAACACTGGCAGAGTTGAGCAGACGCTTTCCTGCAAAGTCGATG GTCCAGGTATTTCCAGCTACGCGTCTGCTCCGTGGGAAGCCGGGGAGTCTCTGACAAAGTGCATGCAGCAGGCCAGGCAGCAAATCCCTGAAAAGAGACACAGCGAGACCCCTCTTTACCTGGGCGCTACTGCGGGGATGAGATTACTTAA TTTAGAGAACAGCTTCGCGTCAGACGAGGTCTTTCAGGCTGTGGGGGAAGCGCTGCAAAAGTTCCCCTTTTCCTTTCAGGGAGCGAGAATCCTCAGCGGCCAGGAAGAGGGCGCCTTCGGCTGGGTCACGGTCAACTACTTGGACGATCGCCTCAAACAG agcttgCAAACCAGAGGCGCCCTTGACCTTGGCGGGGCCTCCACTCAAATTAGCTTTGTATCAAAAAAATTTGACGGCTCTGAGTCCCCCGACAATGCCGTCGCCTTCCGACTCTACGGTAATGACTACAACCTGTACACCCACAGCTTCCTGTGTTACGGGAAAGACCAAGCATTACGGATGACGCTGGCACAACAGACTAAG TCAGGTCCAGGAACAATATTAGATCCCTGTTTCCACCCTGGTTACACCGATACAAAGAACTACTCCGTCCTCTACGACAGCCCCTGCGTGTCCGACAGGAAACCCCAGGAAGCTCCTGCCACCTTCAATCACACAGGGAAAGGAGACTTCTCTCTGTGCCAAGACATCGTCAAACGCATCTTCAACTTCACACAGTGCAAATACAGCCAGTGCTCTTTCAATGAGGTCTTCCAGCCACGGTTGCAGGGGCCATTTGGG GCCTTCTCTGCTTACTACTTCGTGATGAACTTCCTCAATCTGACAGACACATCCATCCCTCTGGAAACTGTCACGGAAAAGCTATCACGCTACTGTGCTACCCCTTGGAACCAG ATAAAGGAGCAGTATCCAGGAGTAAAAGTAAAGTACCTGGCCGAGTACTGTTTCTCTGGCACGTATATCATCACCCTACTGACCGAAGGATACAACTTCACCTCAGAGAACTACCGCAACATAAAATTCATCAAGAAG ATAAAAGGCAGCGACGCAGGCTGGACGCTGGGCTACATGTTGAACCTGACTAACATGATTCCAGCCGAGGCCCCCGACTCCCCGCCTCTGCCCTACGCCGGCTACGTCTCCATCGTCACCGTCATCGCAATACTGCTCTTcgtcctcttcatcttcagccTCCGTCCCCTCTGGCCCCAGTGCTCCAAGCATCCACAgattatataa
- the LOC117752557 gene encoding potassium channel subfamily K member 1-like: MPRCCAGGCWASFVDRHRSALNFALLVAGYIFYLIVGAGIFSTIELPYELELREQLQEARQDFLRNNTCVSDARLEELLVRALEATNYGVSVLGNDSDRNWDFVSSFFFTSTVLTTTGYGHNVPLSDEGKAFCIFYSIFGIPFTLFFLSAVVQRIMVVVTQRPVAYFHRRWAMSKSKFALIHATCLTILMTLLFLIIPAWIFISLEKDWNFLESLYFCFISLTTIGLGDYVPGETHSKEANPHPQLYRLTITVYLLLGLVCALVVLETCCELPQMRRLRQRFYQESVRELDSETTNIIEREHKIDQLRDVTDHVTDTLPVISSVSEQAASLRQLSKSAPYIPVSSDNRKLR, from the exons ATGCCGCGCTGCTGTGCTGGAGGCTGTTGGGCCAGTTTCGTGGACCGACACCGCTCTGCGCTGAATTTCGCACTGCTGGTTGCCGGCTACATCTTCTACCTGATCGTCGGCGCCGGCATCTTCTCCACCATCGAGCTGCCCTACGAGCTGGAGCTCcgggagcagctgcaggaggcccGCCAGGACTTCCTGCGCAACAACACCTGTGTGTCCGACGCGcgcctggaggagctgctggtccGAGCGCTGGAAGCCACTAACTATGGCGTCTCGGTGCTGGGGAACGACAGCGACCGCAACTGGGACTTCGTGTCgtcgtttttttttaccagcacCGTGCTGACCACAACAG GTTATGGTCACAACGTTCCTCTCTCAGATGAAGGGAAGGCCTTCTGCATCTTCTACTCCATCTTTGGCATCCCcttcaccctcttcttcctctctgccgtGGTGCAGAGGATCATGGTCGTGGTGACGCAACGTCCGGTGGCCTACTTCCACCGCCGATGGGCCATGTCTAAATCGAAGTTTGCCTTGATCCACGCCACCTGCCTCACCATCTTGATGACCCTGCTGTTCCTCATCATCCCAGCGTGGATCTTCATCAGCCTGGAGAAAGACTGGAACTTTCTGGAGtctctgtatttctgtttcatCTCTCTGACAACCATTGGCCTCGGAGATTATGTCCCTGGAGAGACTCACAGTAAAGAAGCCAACCCACACCCACAGCTATACAGGCTGACTATAACAG TCTACTTGCTGCTGGGCCTGGTGTGTGCCCTGGTGGTGCTGGAGACGTGCTGCGAGCTCCCCCAGATGAGACGCCTCCGACAGAGGTTCTACCAAGAGAGTGTTCGGGAGCTGGACTCCGAGACCACCAACATCATCGAGCGGGAACACAAGATTGACCAGCTACGTGATGTCACGGATCATGTGACAGATACCCTACCGGTCATCTCATCCGTGTCCGAGCAGGCTGCATCTTTACGGCAACTCAGCAAGTCAGCCCCTTATATCCCAGTATCGTCTGATAACAGAAAACTGAGATGA